In one Hoplias malabaricus isolate fHopMal1 chromosome X1, fHopMal1.hap1, whole genome shotgun sequence genomic region, the following are encoded:
- the LOC136675360 gene encoding corticoliberin-1-like gives MKLHALLATALLCVFFVTRDECRAELPVLTRAGEEYFIRLSPRASAVKRAPRLQVTRGFLGARAAKLTDAVTESASARELQPRSEDSPISLDLTFHLLREVLQMARAERLAQQVNSNRRMMEMFGK, from the coding sequence ATGAAGCTGCACGCGCTGCTGGCGACGGCtctgctctgtgtcttttttgtGACGCGCGACGAATGCAGAGCGGAGCTGCCGGTCCTCACGCGCGCCGGAGAGGAGTACTTTATCCGGCTGTCGCCACGCGCTAGCGCCGTGAAGCGCGCGCCCCGGCTGCAGGTCACGCGGGGCTTCCTGGGAGCGCGCGCCGCGAAGCTGACGGATGCGGTAACGGAGAGCGCGAGCGCACGGGAGCTCCAGCCGCGCTCAGAGGACTCGCCCATCTCTCTGGACCTGACCTTTCACCTGCTGCGCGAGGTGCTGCAGATGGCGCGCGCGGAACGGTTAGCGCAGCAGGTGAACAGCAACCGGAGGATGATGGAAATGTTCGGTAAATAA